In the Paenibacillus pabuli genome, one interval contains:
- a CDS encoding GerAB/ArcD/ProY family transporter, whose amino-acid sequence MSTGIPETKQLTTLQALALILCFMIGAELFILPREIISKVSTADAWISVVLGGIFSFCTAWIIILLGQRYPHFTFYEYVQQITGKLIGKCIGLVVVLYYIHLASYELRSMEEMASFFLLEGTPGWAILAWFVWISLYLCMEGISTIGRLCQIIIPISITVLILIYILGSTAFDMNNLRPLVAKGWTPIMKGIPSTTLAFSGSECFLFILSRMQAPKKAAKVMSWGIGLAVIFYTSAVIICIGVFSLDGVLTRTWPFFDLARSVEFEDLLLERFESLLLAIWVLQIFSTFTIIFYSAALGVSQIFNLSYRISMFLILPFICLISQLPKDINEVFALGAYMGKANLVLFSCLPVLLLLISRWRVNSP is encoded by the coding sequence ATGTCAACCGGAATTCCTGAAACGAAACAGTTAACCACGTTACAGGCGCTAGCGCTTATTCTTTGTTTCATGATTGGAGCGGAATTGTTTATCCTGCCAAGGGAGATAATTAGCAAAGTAAGCACTGCCGACGCTTGGATATCGGTTGTTCTGGGGGGCATATTCAGCTTCTGCACAGCTTGGATCATTATCTTGCTCGGCCAACGATATCCGCATTTCACCTTCTATGAATACGTACAACAAATTACTGGTAAGCTTATCGGAAAATGCATCGGGCTTGTCGTCGTTCTATATTACATTCATCTTGCCAGTTATGAGTTAAGGTCTATGGAAGAAATGGCTTCCTTCTTTCTTCTGGAGGGGACACCAGGATGGGCCATATTGGCTTGGTTTGTCTGGATATCTCTATACTTGTGCATGGAGGGTATCAGCACAATCGGGAGATTATGCCAGATTATTATTCCTATATCCATAACCGTTCTCATTCTTATCTATATTTTGGGATCTACCGCTTTCGATATGAATAATCTTCGTCCCCTCGTTGCCAAGGGATGGACACCAATCATGAAAGGCATTCCATCCACTACACTCGCCTTCAGCGGAAGCGAATGTTTCCTGTTCATATTGAGTCGGATGCAGGCTCCCAAGAAAGCAGCTAAAGTCATGAGCTGGGGGATCGGCCTTGCCGTTATCTTTTATACGTCAGCCGTAATCATTTGTATTGGGGTATTTTCCCTGGATGGAGTTTTGACCCGCACCTGGCCTTTCTTCGATCTTGCCCGCAGCGTGGAATTTGAAGATCTTCTGCTGGAACGATTCGAATCCCTGCTCTTGGCTATCTGGGTACTTCAGATTTTCTCCACATTTACAATTATTTTCTATTCTGCGGCCTTAGGCGTTTCCCAAATTTTCAATTTATCCTACAGGATAAGCATGTTCCTGATTTTGCCGTTCATTTGCCTCATTTCCCAGTTGCCTAAAGACATCAACGAAGTTTTTGCTCTGGGAGCATACATGGGTAAGGCCAATCTGGTCTTGTTCTCATGCTTGCCTGTGCTGTTGCTTCTCATTTCACGTTGGCGGGTGAATTCTCCATGA
- a CDS encoding spore germination protein, with protein MPQFILNHIPKWGVLMEVFFLSAVPLLILLTIRQIKIFDGAYSQRKQKLEEIQREDQRGLDSGDTQTASDEEILSYTDDYQLNLDKFRKTALDMDDVNERTIFLQNLKARGILFFVDGLTDKPGLDQNILKPLLDWASKPLTDEHIKNEKLEDYLVQQVLLISETEWIVDVHQALRKVLFGSTMLLVEGMPGALLLGSSRGQTRSVEEPISEAVLRGPRIGFTETLSDNTAMLRRHGENKSLAMTSYQVGKRVQKKLMVIYFKDIANEELVAEVKRRIRTIDVDEVLENGYVEQLIEDNFLSPFAQIQNTERPDRVMSSLLEGRVAILLDGSSYALLMPVTYAMMLQSPEDYYERWLPSSLIRILRFVCTFISLFAPALYISFISFHPGLIPTKLVVSIIATRQGVPFSTLIEALIMEIAIEVLREAGLRLPKPIGPAMGIVGGLIIGQAAVNAGIVSPILVIVVAVTAISSFATPMYSAGLSMRLLRFPIMFSAAMFGLYGVIMSFLFLVVHMLKLKSFGISYVNLAVPQSLKDWKDYVIRVPLQFMKYRPEVLKPKESKRKD; from the coding sequence ATGCCACAATTCATCCTGAACCATATACCCAAATGGGGAGTGCTAATGGAAGTCTTTTTTCTTTCGGCTGTTCCACTGCTCATTCTGCTCACCATCAGACAAATTAAAATATTTGATGGGGCTTACAGCCAAAGAAAACAAAAATTAGAGGAAATACAACGGGAAGACCAACGTGGACTCGACTCGGGCGATACGCAGACAGCATCAGATGAGGAAATACTTTCTTATACGGATGACTATCAACTTAACCTGGACAAATTCAGGAAAACTGCTCTGGATATGGATGATGTCAACGAGAGAACGATCTTTCTCCAAAATTTGAAAGCCCGAGGCATCTTGTTTTTTGTGGACGGTCTTACCGACAAACCGGGACTCGACCAGAATATATTAAAGCCGCTTCTGGACTGGGCAAGTAAGCCCTTAACAGATGAACATATTAAAAATGAAAAGCTAGAGGATTACCTTGTGCAACAAGTCTTGTTGATTTCGGAGACCGAGTGGATCGTCGATGTCCATCAAGCATTACGAAAAGTCCTGTTCGGTTCCACCATGCTGTTAGTTGAAGGCATGCCAGGTGCCCTGCTGTTGGGAAGCTCTCGCGGCCAGACCCGTTCCGTGGAGGAACCCATCTCAGAAGCCGTTCTTCGCGGACCAAGAATCGGCTTCACCGAAACGTTAAGCGATAATACGGCCATGTTGCGAAGACACGGAGAAAATAAAAGCCTTGCCATGACGTCCTATCAAGTCGGTAAGCGGGTGCAAAAAAAGTTGATGGTTATATATTTCAAGGATATTGCCAATGAAGAGTTGGTGGCAGAAGTCAAACGGCGTATAAGAACCATTGACGTGGATGAAGTATTGGAGAACGGTTATGTGGAACAGCTCATCGAGGACAATTTTTTGAGTCCATTTGCCCAAATACAAAATACAGAACGTCCTGACCGGGTTATGAGTTCCTTGCTGGAAGGTCGAGTAGCCATATTGTTGGATGGTTCTTCCTATGCGCTGTTAATGCCCGTCACCTATGCCATGATGTTACAATCCCCGGAGGATTATTATGAACGATGGCTTCCTAGCTCGCTGATTCGCATCCTTCGTTTTGTCTGCACGTTCATTTCCCTTTTCGCTCCTGCCCTGTACATTTCATTTATTTCGTTTCATCCCGGCCTGATTCCAACCAAGTTGGTTGTTTCCATCATCGCCACAAGGCAAGGCGTTCCCTTCTCGACACTCATTGAGGCATTGATCATGGAAATCGCCATTGAAGTATTGCGTGAAGCAGGACTACGACTTCCTAAACCTATCGGTCCAGCCATGGGAATCGTAGGTGGACTGATCATTGGACAGGCTGCGGTAAATGCAGGAATCGTCAGTCCCATTTTGGTCATCGTCGTTGCCGTGACAGCCATCTCTTCCTTTGCAACGCCAATGTACAGCGCAGGGTTATCCATGCGTCTGCTGCGTTTTCCAATTATGTTTAGCGCTGCGATGTTCGGATTGTATGGCGTAATCATGTCTTTTCTCTTCCTGGTCGTCCATATGCTCAAGCTGAAAAGCTTCGGCATTTCTTATGTCAATCTGGCCGTTCCCCAGTCCTTGAAAGACTGGAAAGACTATGTGATCCGTGTACCTCTGCAATTCATGAAATATCGTCCCGAGGTGCTCAAGCCCAAGGAATCTAAACGCAAAGATTAG